A window of Bacteroidota bacterium contains these coding sequences:
- the rpsD gene encoding 30S ribosomal protein S4 produces the protein MARYIGPKSKIARKFKEPIFGPDKVLEKKQYGPGQHGATSKRNKKSEYAVQLQEKQKVKYTYGILERQFANIFDRASRAKGITGEVLLQLIEARLDNVVYRMGIAPSRSGARQLVSHGHITVNGDLVNVPSFTVKPGDKVAVREKSKSLEAITNSIGAGSNYSWIEFNPSTLEGKFVNYPERTQIPENIKEQLIVELYSK, from the coding sequence ATGGCAAGATACATAGGACCAAAATCCAAAATCGCACGTAAATTCAAGGAGCCGATCTTCGGACCTGATAAAGTGCTCGAGAAAAAACAATACGGACCCGGACAACATGGCGCTACGTCAAAGCGCAACAAAAAATCCGAGTATGCCGTGCAGCTTCAGGAAAAACAAAAGGTGAAATATACTTATGGGATTCTCGAGCGCCAGTTCGCGAACATCTTCGATCGCGCATCACGTGCAAAAGGAATTACCGGCGAAGTTCTTCTTCAGCTTATCGAAGCACGCCTCGATAACGTGGTTTACAGAATGGGAATCGCTCCTTCACGCTCCGGAGCACGTCAGCTTGTTTCTCATGGACACATCACGGTCAATGGAGACTTGGTGAACGTTCCTTCTTTCACGGTTAAACCGGGCGATAAGGTTGCGGTTCGTGAAAAATCAAAATCACTTGAAGCAATCACCAATTCCATTGGAGCCGGATCCAATTATTCGTGGATCGAATTCAATCCTTCCACGCTCGAAGGAAAATTTGTGAATTACCCTGAGCGAACACAGATTCCTGAAAATATCAAAGAACAACTCATCGTCGAATTGTATTCGAAATAA
- the rpsK gene encoding 30S ribosomal protein S11, giving the protein MAKQQQAQQATTGKGTAPAGKVAARKRTVKVDAIGEAHINATFNNIIITLTNLSGQTISWSSAGKMGFRGSKKNTPYAAQTAAGDAAKTAYENGLRKVKVYVKGPGAGRESAIRTLNQAGIEVTEIIDLTPIPHNGCRPPKRRRV; this is encoded by the coding sequence ATGGCAAAACAACAACAAGCACAACAGGCAACAACCGGTAAAGGCACAGCTCCTGCCGGTAAAGTGGCCGCACGCAAACGCACGGTGAAAGTGGATGCTATTGGCGAAGCACACATCAATGCCACATTCAACAATATCATCATCACACTGACGAATCTTTCCGGTCAGACTATTTCCTGGTCGAGTGCCGGAAAAATGGGATTCCGTGGTTCTAAAAAGAATACGCCTTATGCAGCTCAGACTGCAGCAGGGGATGCAGCGAAAACTGCTTATGAAAACGGACTCCGAAAGGTGAAGGTTTATGTGAAAGGCCCGGGTGCAGGCCGCGAATCCGCGATCCGTACTTTGAACCAGGCTGGTATAGAAGTAACCGAGATCATAGATCTTACACCGATCCCGCACAACGGCTGTCGTCCTCCAAAACGTCGCCGCGTTTAA
- a CDS encoding DNA-directed RNA polymerase subunit alpha, which translates to MGILAFQKPDKVIMIQSSETDGLFEFRPLEPGYGITIGNALRRILLSSLEGYAITTIRIEGVEHEFSTIKGVMEDVTEMVLNLKQVRFKRQIDNTENEKVVVNITGKTQLTAGDIGKFTSGFQVLNPDFVICTMEASVKLKIELTIEKGRGYVPADENKPVNAAIGLIPMDAIYTPIRNVKYAVENYRVEQKTDYEKLVLEIVTDGSIHPKDALKEAAKILIHHFMLFSDEKITLDTVEKASSEEFDEDSLHMRQLLKTKLVDMDLSVRALNCLKAADVETLGDLVSFNKNDLLKFRNFGKKSLTELEELVASKGLQFGMNVTKYKLDRD; encoded by the coding sequence ATGGGCATCCTTGCATTCCAGAAACCAGATAAAGTGATCATGATCCAATCCAGTGAAACTGACGGACTCTTTGAATTCCGTCCGTTGGAACCAGGATATGGTATCACGATCGGAAATGCGCTTCGTCGCATTCTTCTCTCTTCACTCGAAGGTTATGCTATTACCACAATTCGTATAGAAGGTGTGGAGCATGAATTCTCTACAATTAAAGGCGTGATGGAAGATGTTACCGAAATGGTTCTTAATCTGAAACAGGTTCGGTTCAAGCGCCAGATCGACAATACCGAAAATGAAAAAGTAGTGGTCAATATCACCGGCAAAACACAACTCACTGCCGGCGATATCGGAAAATTCACTTCCGGTTTCCAGGTGCTTAATCCCGATTTCGTGATCTGCACAATGGAGGCGAGTGTGAAACTCAAGATCGAACTCACTATTGAAAAAGGACGTGGTTATGTTCCTGCTGACGAAAACAAACCGGTGAACGCCGCAATCGGACTCATTCCGATGGATGCGATCTATACGCCGATCCGTAACGTGAAATATGCAGTGGAGAATTATCGCGTTGAACAGAAAACAGATTATGAGAAACTCGTTCTCGAAATTGTTACCGATGGTTCCATTCATCCTAAAGATGCTTTGAAAGAAGCAGCGAAAATTCTCATTCACCATTTTATGCTCTTCTCCGACGAGAAGATCACACTCGATACCGTGGAGAAAGCTTCGTCCGAAGAATTCGATGAAGATTCACTTCACATGCGCCAGTTGCTTAAGACCAAACTCGTGGATATGGATCTTTCTGTCCGCGCGCTTAACTGTCTTAAAGCAGCAGACGTGGAAACACTCGGTGATCTCGTTTCATTCAACAAGAATGATCTTCTGAAATTCCGGAACTTTGGTAAAAAATCATTGACAGAACTCGAAGAACTTGTAGCCAGCAAAGGCCTCCAGTTCGGAATGAATGTGACGAAATATAAACTCGACCGCGACTAA
- the rpmJ gene encoding 50S ribosomal protein L36 — protein sequence MKVRTSIKKRSPECIVVRRKGRLYVINKKNPKFKQRQKN from the coding sequence ATGAAAGTCAGAACATCAATCAAGAAAAGAAGTCCCGAATGCATTGTGGTTCGCCGCAAAGGACGTCTTTATGTGATCAATAAAAAGAATCCGAAATTCAAACAGCGTCAGAAAAACTGA
- the infA gene encoding translation initiation factor IF-1, whose protein sequence is MAKTPSIEQDGTIIEALSNAMFRVELENGHVITAHISGKMRMHYIKILPGDKVKVEISPYDLTKGRISYRYK, encoded by the coding sequence ATGGCGAAAACACCATCAATTGAGCAGGACGGCACGATCATCGAAGCGCTCTCTAACGCGATGTTCCGCGTAGAGCTTGAAAATGGTCACGTGATTACTGCGCATATTTCGGGAAAGATGAGGATGCATTATATCAAGATCCTTCCCGGAGATAAAGTAAAAGTGGAAATATCACCGTATGATCTCACCAAAGGAAGAATATCATACCGTTATAAATAA
- the rpsM gene encoding 30S ribosomal protein S13, with protein MARIAGIDLPKNKRGEIGLTYIFGIGRSTARKILNKAGVDFDTKVQEWNDDQLNKIRSAISDNFKVEGALRSEVQLHIKRLVDIGSYRGMRHRNGLPVRGQTTKNNARTRKGKRKTVANKKKAVK; from the coding sequence ATGGCAAGGATTGCTGGAATTGATTTACCGAAAAACAAAAGAGGCGAAATAGGATTGACCTACATCTTCGGCATTGGCCGCAGTACCGCCCGTAAAATTCTGAACAAAGCCGGTGTGGACTTCGACACGAAAGTCCAGGAATGGAATGACGATCAGTTGAACAAGATCCGTTCGGCCATCTCTGATAATTTCAAAGTAGAAGGCGCACTTCGTTCAGAAGTTCAGTTGCATATCAAGCGTCTCGTCGATATCGGCAGTTATCGCGGTATGCGCCATCGTAACGGACTTCCTGTTCGCGGGCAAACCACAAAGAACAACGCGCGTACGCGAAAAGGGAAACGCAAAACAGTTGCTAATAAAAAGAAAGCCGTTAAATAA